One genomic region from Stackebrandtia nassauensis DSM 44728 encodes:
- a CDS encoding amidohydrolase family protein, producing MTDSGPWHLRVVWLPDDTERDVYIDGDRLGFEPIPGATTIASSGYALPGLVDAHCHIGIKRGAIPIESLDEARELALTDRDAGVLAIRDAGSPFPYPELDNAVDLPRLVRAGRHLAPHRRYLRGVAIECTAEELPQRAAEQAKLGNGWIKLVGDWIDRDAGDLGPTYDASVLAAAIDAAHAAGAKVAVHTFSEEAVEAVVRAGVDSVEHGTGLSTELIDLMARNGTALVPTMINIATFDSIADQAQPKFPTYADHMRQLKAGFPDVVRQAHEAGVPIYVGTDAGGGIDHGLAAEEMLLLHERAGLDAGEVLSAASWGAREWLGFGGAKLEHGGEGFGDVVVYDADPRTDLRVVREPKRIVLRGNIIR from the coding sequence GTGACTGATTCCGGGCCCTGGCATTTGCGGGTGGTGTGGCTTCCCGACGACACCGAACGAGACGTCTACATCGACGGCGACCGGCTGGGTTTCGAGCCGATACCCGGCGCCACCACCATCGCCTCGTCGGGCTACGCGCTGCCGGGACTCGTCGACGCGCACTGCCACATCGGCATCAAACGCGGCGCCATCCCGATCGAGAGCCTGGACGAGGCCCGGGAGCTCGCGCTGACCGACCGGGACGCCGGGGTGCTGGCGATCCGCGACGCGGGCTCGCCGTTCCCGTACCCGGAGCTGGACAACGCCGTCGACCTGCCCCGGCTGGTGCGGGCCGGACGACACCTGGCGCCGCACCGCCGCTACCTGCGCGGCGTCGCCATCGAGTGCACCGCCGAAGAACTGCCGCAGCGCGCGGCCGAACAGGCCAAACTCGGCAACGGCTGGATCAAGCTCGTGGGGGACTGGATCGACCGGGACGCGGGCGACCTGGGGCCGACCTATGACGCCTCGGTGCTGGCGGCGGCCATCGACGCGGCCCACGCCGCCGGAGCGAAGGTCGCGGTGCACACCTTCAGCGAGGAGGCCGTGGAAGCGGTGGTCCGGGCCGGGGTGGACTCGGTGGAGCACGGGACGGGTCTGTCGACCGAGCTGATCGACCTGATGGCGCGCAACGGAACGGCGCTGGTGCCGACGATGATCAACATCGCGACCTTCGACTCGATCGCGGACCAGGCGCAGCCGAAGTTCCCGACCTACGCTGACCACATGCGACAGCTGAAGGCGGGGTTCCCGGACGTGGTGCGCCAGGCCCACGAGGCGGGGGTGCCGATCTATGTGGGCACTGACGCGGGCGGCGGCATCGACCACGGACTGGCGGCGGAGGAGATGCTGCTGTTGCACGAGCGGGCGGGGCTGGACGCGGGCGAGGTGCTGTCGGCGGCGAGCTGGGGTGCTCGGGAGTGGCTGGGTTTTGGCGGAGCCAAACTTGAGCATGGCGGGGAGGGGTTCGGGGACGTCGTGGTTTATGACGCCGACCCGCGAACCGACCTGCGAGTGGTCCGCGAGCCGAAGCGGATCGTGTTGCGCGGGAACATAATCCGTTGA
- a CDS encoding rhomboid family intramembrane serine protease, with translation MSFTSTPQSTPKVSTKWLNVKVAAILTGLFVALIWVLEALDYALPIDLDQWGIRSWSITGIFPGFIMAPVLHADFDHLIGNTVPVMVLGFLAAMRGLRHFFTATALIILIGGLGVWLLSSPGVLTVGASGMIFGYFGYLVGRGILSRRGWDIVIAVAVIILYGSIIWGIFPSDPFISWQGHLFGFIGGLAAAWILRKKYRKPADEVAG, from the coding sequence GTGAGTTTCACTTCCACACCCCAGTCGACACCGAAAGTCTCGACGAAATGGCTCAACGTCAAGGTCGCCGCGATCTTGACCGGGCTGTTCGTCGCCCTCATCTGGGTGCTCGAGGCCCTCGACTACGCGCTTCCGATCGACCTGGACCAATGGGGAATCCGCAGCTGGAGCATCACCGGGATCTTCCCCGGGTTCATCATGGCGCCGGTGCTGCACGCCGACTTCGACCACCTGATCGGCAACACCGTGCCGGTCATGGTGCTGGGATTCCTGGCCGCGATGCGGGGCCTGCGGCACTTCTTCACCGCCACCGCGCTCATCATCCTCATCGGCGGCCTGGGCGTGTGGCTCCTGAGCAGCCCCGGAGTCCTCACCGTCGGTGCCAGCGGCATGATCTTCGGCTACTTCGGTTACCTGGTCGGCCGGGGCATCCTCAGCCGCCGCGGCTGGGACATCGTAATCGCGGTGGCCGTCATCATCCTCTACGGCTCGATCATCTGGGGAATCTTCCCCAGCGACCCGTTCATCTCCTGGCAGGGCCACCTGTTCGGCTTCATCGGCGGGCTCGCCGCGGCGTGGATACTGCGCAAGAAATACCGCAAACCCGCCGACGAAGTCGCGGGCTGA
- a CDS encoding ABC transporter permease has protein sequence MFAPAVSMARSRLGGLIAVACAVAGGAAMATATGVLAESGIASHTPVERLAAADLTVSGRQYVVQDEDVDVSLTERVPVSSDLVDTVAKVSGVEAAAADVSFPAVILGADGEPATDPTVSGHGWEIAELGASDVKGTAPRDDREVVLDADLTRAEPGEEVTLLVNGEQRRYTVSGIVDAPGSGLYFDSGTAAKLSGHKDGEIDLVAVKVAEGASVDSVTEAVRTATAKSAVEVTSGAARGNVEDLASGASTGMLIALSTSLGGTIVMIVGFIVAGALSVSVAGQRRDLALLRAVGATPRQVRRLIATQATVVAGVATAVGVAAGYAMAGQFADLMRSWGMLPGTLPLSWSPLPGLAATLLLLFVVQLAARAASMRTSRMSAVEAVAESRVEPREPAPWRTAFGFVLMGLALASAMAPIITRSEAAFISAASSIMPALVGLALAAPALVRSTTGWLKRRLPVGGNATTWLAVGNSHGYALRMAGAITVLALAVGFAITQVFSQTSMQAVTDDDLNSGTKIDATVTAPAIGGLTQRDVEQIADQPGVDAAVPLIHTTALWPFTEGDNKRADELPMLAFGSGATSVIDVDVVDGDMSKLTGDAIALDSATAWVEGVDVGDRIDLILADGSKVKPTIVATYSRGFGFGKLIGSSDLVTGHVANRHYDAIAVAGASARLSDWAADNPGREVGTGAASAGLAAGTASPDRWLNLVVSLALLGYVLLGVGNSLVAATTRRRSEFAALRLIGATPAQIRGMMSREALLMTVLAVGAGLALSVVPQSILGLGLLGLPWPQGPLWMIPAMAILVAAIAWLATAAPTRRALRVPPTQALPAQD, from the coding sequence ATGTTCGCTCCGGCCGTGTCGATGGCGCGTTCCCGGCTCGGGGGCCTGATCGCGGTGGCCTGCGCCGTCGCCGGTGGGGCCGCGATGGCCACCGCCACCGGGGTGCTGGCCGAGTCCGGAATCGCCTCCCACACCCCGGTCGAGCGGCTGGCCGCCGCCGACCTGACCGTGTCGGGGCGGCAGTACGTCGTCCAGGACGAGGACGTCGACGTGTCACTCACCGAGCGGGTTCCGGTGTCGTCCGACCTGGTCGACACCGTCGCGAAGGTGTCGGGGGTCGAGGCCGCGGCGGCGGACGTGTCGTTCCCGGCCGTGATCCTCGGCGCCGACGGCGAACCCGCCACCGACCCCACGGTGTCCGGACACGGCTGGGAGATCGCCGAACTCGGCGCCTCCGACGTGAAGGGCACGGCCCCGAGAGACGACCGCGAGGTCGTGCTCGACGCCGACCTCACCCGGGCCGAGCCCGGCGAGGAGGTGACGCTGCTCGTCAACGGCGAGCAGCGGCGGTACACGGTGTCGGGGATTGTGGACGCACCCGGTTCCGGCCTGTACTTCGACTCCGGCACCGCCGCGAAGCTGTCCGGTCACAAGGACGGCGAGATCGACCTGGTGGCCGTCAAGGTCGCCGAGGGCGCCTCGGTCGACTCCGTGACCGAGGCGGTGCGAACCGCCACCGCGAAGTCCGCCGTGGAGGTCACCTCCGGGGCGGCGCGCGGCAACGTCGAGGACCTCGCCTCGGGCGCGTCCACCGGCATGCTCATCGCACTGTCGACCTCGCTGGGCGGCACCATCGTCATGATCGTCGGGTTCATCGTCGCCGGTGCCCTGTCGGTGTCGGTCGCCGGTCAACGCCGCGACCTGGCGCTGCTGCGCGCCGTGGGGGCCACTCCCCGGCAGGTGCGGCGGCTGATCGCCACCCAGGCCACAGTGGTCGCCGGTGTGGCGACGGCCGTCGGCGTGGCGGCCGGATACGCCATGGCGGGCCAGTTCGCCGACCTGATGCGCTCCTGGGGGATGCTGCCGGGGACGCTGCCGCTGAGCTGGAGTCCGCTGCCGGGCCTGGCGGCGACCCTGTTGCTGCTGTTCGTGGTGCAACTGGCGGCCCGGGCGGCGTCGATGCGGACCTCGCGGATGTCGGCGGTCGAGGCCGTCGCCGAGTCCCGCGTCGAACCCCGCGAGCCCGCGCCGTGGCGCACCGCCTTCGGTTTCGTGCTGATGGGACTGGCCCTGGCCAGCGCCATGGCACCGATCATCACCCGCAGCGAGGCCGCGTTCATCAGCGCCGCCTCCTCGATCATGCCCGCCCTGGTCGGTCTGGCACTGGCGGCTCCGGCGTTGGTGCGCTCGACGACCGGCTGGCTCAAACGGCGACTGCCCGTGGGCGGCAACGCGACCACCTGGCTCGCGGTCGGCAACAGCCACGGCTACGCACTGCGGATGGCCGGAGCGATCACGGTGTTGGCGCTGGCGGTCGGGTTCGCCATCACCCAGGTGTTCAGCCAGACCTCCATGCAGGCGGTCACCGACGACGACCTGAACTCCGGCACCAAGATCGACGCGACCGTCACCGCGCCCGCGATCGGCGGTCTGACGCAACGCGACGTCGAACAGATCGCCGACCAGCCCGGCGTCGACGCGGCCGTACCACTGATCCACACGACAGCACTGTGGCCGTTCACCGAAGGCGACAACAAACGCGCCGACGAACTCCCCATGCTGGCCTTCGGATCCGGCGCCACATCGGTGATCGATGTGGACGTCGTCGACGGCGACATGTCCAAACTGACCGGTGACGCGATCGCACTGGACTCCGCGACCGCGTGGGTCGAGGGCGTCGACGTCGGCGACCGCATCGACCTGATCCTCGCCGACGGCAGCAAGGTCAAACCGACCATCGTGGCCACCTACTCACGCGGCTTCGGTTTCGGCAAACTGATCGGTTCGTCCGACCTGGTCACCGGCCACGTCGCCAACCGCCACTACGACGCCATCGCCGTGGCGGGAGCCTCGGCGCGACTGTCCGACTGGGCGGCCGACAACCCGGGCCGCGAGGTCGGCACCGGCGCCGCCTCGGCGGGACTGGCGGCGGGAACGGCCTCCCCCGACCGGTGGCTGAACCTCGTGGTGTCGTTGGCGCTGTTGGGTTACGTGCTGCTCGGCGTGGGCAACAGCCTCGTCGCGGCCACCACCCGGCGACGCTCGGAGTTCGCGGCCCTGCGGCTCATTGGCGCCACCCCGGCCCAGATCCGGGGCATGATGAGCCGGGAGGCGCTGCTGATGACGGTGCTGGCCGTCGGCGCGGGACTGGCGCTCTCAGTGGTGCCGCAGAGCATCCTCGGTCTGGGACTGCTCGGGCTGCCGTGGCCGCAAGGACCACTGTGGATGATACCCGCGATGGCGATCCTGGTCGCGGCCATCGCCTGGCTGGCGACGGCGGCACCGACCCGGCGGGCGCTGCGGGTGCCACCGACGCAGGCACTCCCGGCGCAGGACTGA
- a CDS encoding ABC transporter ATP-binding protein: MNTQTSVRAATAVRLTEVTKKYRGGVTALDHVSLPVPRGTFLAVMGPSGSGKSTLLHCAAGLDVPTDGSVHIGDTEISGLSETKRTMLRRERVGFVFQAYNLVPSLSVSDNITLPLRLAGARPDHDWLRTLVAHIGLEGLLNRRPAELSGGQQQRAAVARALVARPDVVFADEPTGALDLHTAGEVLDLLRRLADDFGQTVVMVTHDPGAAARAHEAVVMADGRIRDVVATPSAEKLAQLLTTLERR, from the coding sequence ATGAACACGCAGACCAGCGTCCGCGCCGCCACGGCGGTCCGGCTGACCGAAGTGACCAAGAAGTACCGGGGCGGCGTGACCGCACTGGACCACGTCAGCCTGCCGGTGCCGCGCGGCACCTTCCTGGCGGTCATGGGGCCCTCGGGTTCCGGCAAGAGCACCCTGCTGCACTGCGCGGCGGGACTGGACGTTCCCACCGACGGATCCGTCCACATCGGTGACACCGAGATCTCGGGGCTGTCGGAGACGAAACGCACCATGCTGCGGCGCGAACGCGTCGGCTTCGTGTTCCAGGCGTACAACCTGGTGCCCTCGTTGAGCGTCTCCGACAACATCACGCTGCCACTACGACTGGCCGGGGCGCGCCCCGATCACGACTGGCTGCGGACCCTGGTCGCCCACATCGGACTGGAGGGGCTGTTGAACCGTCGTCCCGCCGAACTGTCCGGCGGCCAGCAGCAGCGCGCCGCCGTGGCGCGGGCCCTGGTGGCCCGGCCCGACGTGGTGTTCGCCGACGAACCCACCGGCGCGCTCGACCTGCACACCGCCGGTGAGGTGCTGGACCTGCTGCGGCGCTTGGCCGACGACTTCGGCCAGACCGTCGTCATGGTCACCCACGACCCGGGGGCGGCGGCTCGCGCCCACGAGGCGGTCGTCATGGCCGACGGCCGGATCCGCGACGTGGTGGCGACGCCGTCGGCCGAGAAGCTGGCGCAGCTGCTGACCACACTGGAACGGCGGTGA
- a CDS encoding sensor histidine kinase, translated as MTRDTSKPGPVWAVLRRALVATKWMLAGMGTSMLAVLGWALVVLIAGLSLLGVGLLLLRPALLVIRRIADLERARLNRMGKPVTASYAELPYPPLQVLRALAEDPSNRRDLAWLVLHGSYGFLLASLALQAPVNVLRELSFPLWWTLVPPEESNALNGFIDISTWTGAWLVFATAPLWFILWLVVTPLLTGPQALPGVRLLNPHPDIDLSARLAQLTATRAAALDAHAVELRRIERALHDGAQNRLVGVAVLVGAARQALRRDPDHADAVLERAQSTAEDALAELRSVVRSILPPVLENRGLSGALSALAADSPVPCHLQVDVPVRCPVSVEATAYFAVAEALTNAAKHSRATRVDITVVRVGDRLTATVTDDGTGGAEPDTGTGLSGIRRRVAAHDGTTTITSPPGGPTVIEVELPCGS; from the coding sequence ATGACCCGCGACACCTCAAAGCCCGGCCCGGTATGGGCCGTGCTTCGCCGCGCGCTGGTGGCGACCAAGTGGATGCTCGCGGGCATGGGGACCTCGATGCTGGCGGTGCTGGGCTGGGCGCTGGTGGTGCTGATCGCGGGGCTGAGCCTCCTCGGGGTCGGACTGTTGCTGCTGCGGCCCGCGCTGCTGGTGATCCGGCGCATCGCCGACCTGGAACGCGCCCGGCTCAACCGGATGGGCAAGCCGGTGACCGCGTCCTACGCCGAACTGCCGTACCCGCCGCTTCAGGTGCTGCGCGCCCTCGCCGAGGACCCGTCCAACCGCCGCGACCTGGCCTGGCTGGTGCTGCACGGCAGCTACGGCTTCCTGCTGGCCTCACTGGCGCTGCAAGCGCCGGTCAACGTGCTGCGCGAACTGTCCTTCCCACTGTGGTGGACGCTGGTCCCGCCGGAGGAATCCAACGCGCTCAACGGTTTCATCGACATCAGCACCTGGACCGGAGCCTGGCTGGTCTTCGCCACCGCTCCACTGTGGTTCATACTGTGGCTGGTGGTGACACCGCTGCTGACCGGACCGCAGGCCCTGCCGGGCGTCCGGCTGCTCAACCCGCACCCCGACATCGACCTGTCGGCCCGGCTCGCCCAGCTGACCGCCACCCGGGCCGCCGCCCTGGACGCCCACGCCGTCGAACTGCGCCGCATCGAACGCGCCCTGCACGACGGCGCCCAGAACCGGCTCGTCGGCGTCGCGGTCCTGGTGGGTGCCGCCCGGCAGGCGCTGCGCCGCGACCCCGACCACGCCGACGCCGTCCTGGAACGCGCCCAGAGCACCGCCGAGGACGCGCTGGCCGAACTGCGTTCGGTGGTGCGCAGCATCCTGCCGCCGGTGCTGGAGAACCGGGGCCTGTCCGGCGCCCTGTCGGCACTGGCCGCCGACAGCCCGGTGCCGTGCCACCTCCAGGTGGACGTGCCGGTGCGCTGCCCGGTCAGCGTCGAGGCCACCGCCTACTTCGCCGTCGCCGAAGCCCTCACCAACGCCGCCAAACACAGCCGCGCCACCCGCGTCGACATCACCGTCGTGCGCGTCGGTGACCGGCTCACCGCCACCGTCACCGACGACGGCACCGGCGGCGCCGAACCCGACACCGGCACCGGCCTGTCGGGAATCCGCCGCCGCGTCGCCGCCCACGACGGAACCACCACCATCACCAGCCCGCCCGGCGGGCCGACCGTCATAGAAGTGGAGCTGCCGTGCGGATCGTGA
- a CDS encoding response regulator transcription factor gives MRIVIAEDDALLREGLVLVLRGEGFEVAAAVGDPTAFAAAVTEHRPDIAVLDVRMPPSHTDEGIRAAVAARREHPDLAVLVLSAYVEQSFATDLLADGAKSVGYLLKERVGRVDTFVSALRRVAEGGTAIDPEVVAQLFARQRADDPLSRLSPREREVLAVMAEGLGNAAIAKRLFITDNAVHKHIRSIFAKLELAPDDETDRRVAAVLRYLDGTRT, from the coding sequence GTGCGGATCGTGATCGCCGAGGACGACGCCCTGCTGCGCGAGGGCCTGGTGCTGGTCCTGCGGGGCGAGGGTTTCGAGGTGGCCGCCGCCGTCGGCGACCCCACCGCCTTCGCCGCCGCCGTCACCGAACACCGCCCCGACATCGCGGTGCTGGACGTGCGGATGCCGCCCAGCCACACCGACGAGGGCATCCGCGCCGCCGTGGCCGCCCGCCGCGAACACCCCGACCTCGCCGTCCTGGTGCTGTCGGCCTATGTGGAACAGAGCTTCGCCACCGACCTGCTGGCCGACGGCGCGAAGAGCGTCGGCTACCTGCTCAAGGAACGCGTCGGCCGGGTCGACACCTTCGTGTCCGCGCTGCGCCGCGTCGCCGAGGGCGGCACCGCCATCGACCCCGAAGTGGTGGCGCAACTGTTCGCCCGGCAGCGCGCCGACGATCCACTGTCGCGCCTCAGCCCCCGGGAACGCGAGGTGCTCGCGGTCATGGCCGAGGGCCTCGGCAACGCGGCGATCGCCAAACGGCTGTTCATCACCGACAACGCCGTCCACAAGCACATCCGCAGCATCTTCGCGAAACTCGAACTGGCCCCCGACGACGAGACCGACCGCCGGGTCGCGGCGGTCCTGCGCTACCTGGACGGCACCCGTACCTAA
- a CDS encoding sensor histidine kinase: protein MRSDVWRRTAPDVAVATLAVGFGVVTTWRSWGHDGAPGWLSAGAVIGAGLAMAFARRLPVPVLGVLAVLLLVTDHYSPFAANPVQFLLLLGLGYVAFTCGWPTTIACYVVALVTTAVNLVDAGSGVSLTWWRVAGVLVVLAAPIAFGRYLAGLRAVAALNRARARETAERVQAEAAAARLAERARIARDLHDIVAHHVGAMVLRAGAAQYAGAPPPVAEALGDIRSTGTQVLEDLRGLLAVLRDPAAVEGAPSVSEPEAVMTEAVERSAAAGLRLSADIDPAAATAPMVVRATAARLVQEGLTNVLKHAGPGTDTRVTVTAATGTLTVEVVNDAPETSGPRPLPSTGYGLSGMRERVAMLDGHLEAGPTGTAGWRLSASIPYGSQR, encoded by the coding sequence ATGCGATCGGATGTGTGGCGCCGCACCGCGCCCGACGTCGCGGTGGCCACGCTCGCGGTCGGCTTCGGGGTGGTGACCACGTGGCGGTCATGGGGCCACGACGGCGCGCCCGGGTGGCTGTCCGCCGGAGCGGTCATCGGCGCCGGGCTGGCGATGGCGTTCGCCCGCAGGCTGCCGGTGCCGGTCCTCGGGGTGCTGGCGGTGCTGCTGCTGGTCACCGACCACTATTCCCCCTTCGCGGCCAACCCGGTGCAGTTCCTGCTGCTGCTCGGGCTCGGCTACGTCGCGTTCACCTGCGGCTGGCCGACCACGATCGCGTGTTACGTCGTCGCGCTGGTCACCACGGCGGTCAACCTCGTCGACGCCGGTTCGGGCGTCTCGCTGACCTGGTGGCGGGTCGCCGGGGTGCTGGTCGTACTGGCCGCGCCGATCGCTTTCGGACGGTACCTGGCGGGCCTGCGTGCGGTCGCCGCCCTCAACCGCGCCCGCGCCCGCGAGACCGCCGAACGCGTACAGGCCGAAGCCGCCGCCGCCCGGCTGGCCGAACGGGCTCGCATCGCCCGCGACCTGCACGACATCGTGGCCCACCACGTCGGGGCGATGGTGCTGCGCGCCGGAGCCGCTCAGTACGCGGGCGCGCCGCCACCGGTCGCCGAAGCGCTGGGCGACATCCGGTCCACCGGCACCCAGGTCCTGGAGGACCTGCGGGGTCTGCTGGCGGTACTGCGCGATCCCGCCGCCGTCGAGGGCGCGCCGTCGGTGTCCGAACCCGAGGCCGTGATGACCGAGGCAGTGGAACGCTCCGCCGCAGCGGGCTTGCGCCTGTCCGCCGACATCGATCCGGCCGCCGCGACGGCACCCATGGTCGTGCGGGCCACGGCGGCGCGACTGGTGCAGGAGGGCCTCACCAACGTCCTCAAGCACGCCGGTCCTGGCACCGACACCCGCGTCACGGTCACCGCCGCGACCGGAACGCTCACCGTCGAGGTCGTCAACGACGCCCCCGAAACGAGCGGGCCGCGACCGCTGCCGTCCACGGGCTACGGTCTGTCGGGGATGCGGGAACGGGTCGCGATGCTGGACGGACACCTCGAAGCCGGACCCACCGGCACCGCGGGCTGGCGGCTGTCCGCCTCGATTCCATATGGGAGCCAACGTTGA
- a CDS encoding class I SAM-dependent methyltransferase: MSAESTVFLREFLRTPMRTGALLPSSARLASAVVAPIPRRGDPVVVELGPGTGAFTAAIRQRLAGRGHQLAVELNPRLAEYTARRFTGVDVVTADAARLPAILAERGLPGADVVVSGLPWASFPRPVQQSILDAIRGGLAEGGAFTTFAYSHARVLSSARRFRRSLEAGFEEVLCGRTIWRNIPPAMVYVSRRPKGNAS; encoded by the coding sequence GTGAGCGCCGAATCGACCGTCTTCCTTCGCGAGTTCCTGCGCACCCCGATGCGAACCGGGGCGCTGCTTCCCAGTTCGGCCCGGCTGGCCTCGGCCGTCGTGGCGCCGATCCCGCGGCGCGGCGACCCGGTGGTCGTCGAACTGGGCCCGGGCACCGGCGCCTTCACCGCCGCCATCCGGCAGCGGCTGGCGGGACGCGGCCACCAGCTGGCCGTCGAGCTGAACCCCCGGCTGGCCGAGTACACCGCCCGCCGCTTCACCGGCGTGGACGTCGTGACCGCCGACGCCGCGCGACTGCCCGCGATCCTGGCCGAACGCGGCCTGCCCGGCGCCGACGTCGTCGTCAGTGGACTGCCGTGGGCGTCGTTCCCCCGTCCGGTGCAGCAGTCCATCCTCGACGCGATTCGCGGCGGTCTGGCCGAGGGCGGCGCGTTCACCACCTTCGCGTACTCGCACGCCCGAGTGCTGTCGTCGGCACGTCGGTTCCGCCGATCCCTGGAGGCCGGATTCGAGGAAGTCCTGTGCGGACGGACGATCTGGCGGAACATACCCCCGGCGATGGTCTACGTCTCCCGCCGTCCGAAAGGAAACGCGTCATGA
- a CDS encoding alpha/beta hydrolase, with translation MRNPFTKRISLAATAVVVAAVAAVYFVSGAEGASVSSLDWKPCQDNDKADCASVTVPIDWSKRQSGTVDVAVARREATDPKHRIGTLVYVPAGPGSSGVEAITDDEFFTMLITSPIAERFDVIGLDPRGVKRSHPVTCAKDLVDKVDAVVPPTREGYDARLKGNAALMDDCRDRTGPLFDHLDSVSVAKDIEALRSALGEESVNLYALSYGTLPAQMYAEQFPDRLRGTVLDSNMDHSLNTKDVMVTGAEATQDAFDDLVSWCRDDEECSLHGKDVRAMLADLYAKAEAGDLTEPGDADTPVTVANLISGIVSPLAVTDRGKAADRIAALTTGKGKAAPTEQADGEVMPLPITMQCADFPRGIADYDAFRDAWDASEKAAPDVHFSPLNWSVPQNCLNWDAGADNPRHRLDVRGAEPVLVLGSRFDTQTPYSWSANVASQIDGAVLATYEGPGHGVYQRTDCTRRLVERYLIRGETPRDGVSCPAA, from the coding sequence ATGAGGAACCCGTTCACGAAACGGATCAGCCTGGCCGCGACGGCTGTGGTCGTCGCCGCCGTGGCCGCCGTCTACTTCGTCTCCGGTGCCGAAGGGGCGAGCGTGTCCTCGCTCGACTGGAAACCCTGCCAGGACAACGACAAGGCCGACTGCGCCAGCGTCACGGTCCCCATCGACTGGTCGAAGCGACAGTCCGGCACAGTGGACGTCGCCGTCGCCCGCCGTGAGGCCACCGACCCGAAGCACCGCATCGGAACGCTGGTCTACGTACCGGCCGGACCGGGCAGCTCCGGCGTCGAGGCGATCACCGACGACGAGTTCTTCACAATGCTCATCACCTCACCGATCGCCGAACGGTTCGACGTGATCGGCCTCGACCCGCGCGGCGTCAAACGCAGCCACCCGGTGACCTGCGCCAAGGACCTCGTCGACAAGGTCGACGCCGTCGTGCCGCCGACCCGCGAGGGCTACGACGCCCGCCTGAAGGGCAACGCGGCGCTGATGGACGACTGCCGCGACCGCACCGGGCCGCTGTTCGACCACCTCGACAGCGTCAGTGTCGCCAAGGACATCGAGGCGCTGCGCTCCGCACTCGGCGAGGAGTCGGTCAACCTGTACGCACTGTCCTACGGCACCCTGCCCGCGCAGATGTACGCCGAACAGTTCCCCGACCGGTTGCGCGGCACGGTCCTGGACAGCAACATGGACCACAGTCTGAACACCAAGGACGTCATGGTGACCGGCGCCGAGGCCACACAGGACGCCTTCGATGACCTGGTGTCCTGGTGCCGGGACGACGAGGAATGTTCGCTGCATGGCAAGGACGTCCGCGCCATGCTCGCCGACCTGTACGCCAAGGCCGAAGCCGGGGACCTCACCGAACCCGGCGACGCGGACACCCCGGTCACCGTCGCGAACCTGATCAGCGGCATCGTCTCACCGCTCGCGGTGACTGACCGTGGCAAGGCCGCCGACCGGATCGCCGCGTTGACGACCGGCAAGGGCAAGGCCGCACCGACCGAGCAGGCCGACGGCGAGGTGATGCCGCTTCCCATCACCATGCAGTGCGCCGACTTCCCGCGCGGCATCGCCGACTACGACGCGTTCCGCGACGCCTGGGACGCGTCCGAGAAGGCCGCCCCCGACGTCCACTTCTCACCGTTGAACTGGTCGGTCCCGCAGAACTGCCTGAACTGGGACGCGGGCGCCGACAACCCGAGGCACCGGCTCGACGTGCGGGGCGCCGAACCCGTGCTGGTGTTGGGATCGCGCTTCGACACCCAGACGCCGTACTCCTGGAGCGCCAACGTGGCCTCCCAGATCGACGGCGCGGTCCTGGCCACCTATGAGGGCCCCGGACACGGTGTCTACCAGCGCACCGACTGCACCCGGCGGCTCGTCGAGCGCTACCTGATCCGGGGCGAGACGCCACGCGACGGGGTCAGCTGCCCCGCCGCGTAG
- a CDS encoding YidC/Oxa1 family membrane protein insertase: MYYLLSVVLTIADALRPLFAASATAAAIVVFTIAVRLLLHPLSRAAVRGEKTRQRLAPKMAELKRRHGDDRQRLVDATGELYRTEGSTPLTGCLPMLLQLPVFFVMYRLFTTDSISGAANPLLDDTLAGTPLGQHLSETLAAFGLASVQTLVFGVLLVALAAVALWTYRRTRRGMADSPNPPEGPAAAVARVMPLLSFGTLIVAAIVPLAAGIYLLATTTWTVTERAWLQGRSAS; this comes from the coding sequence GTGTACTACCTCCTGTCCGTCGTACTGACCATCGCCGACGCGTTGCGGCCGCTGTTCGCCGCCTCGGCCACCGCGGCGGCGATCGTCGTGTTCACGATCGCCGTCCGGCTGTTGTTGCATCCGCTGTCCCGCGCCGCCGTACGCGGCGAGAAGACCCGGCAGCGGCTCGCCCCGAAGATGGCGGAACTGAAACGGCGACACGGCGACGACCGCCAACGACTCGTCGACGCCACCGGCGAGCTGTACCGCACCGAAGGCTCGACACCGCTGACTGGCTGCCTGCCGATGCTGTTGCAGCTGCCGGTGTTCTTCGTGATGTACCGGCTGTTCACCACCGACTCCATCAGCGGGGCCGCCAATCCGCTGCTGGACGACACCCTGGCCGGAACGCCACTGGGACAGCACCTGTCCGAGACGCTGGCCGCGTTCGGGTTGGCCAGCGTCCAGACGCTGGTGTTCGGTGTGCTCCTCGTGGCCCTGGCCGCGGTGGCACTGTGGACGTACCGGCGTACCCGCCGCGGCATGGCGGACTCGCCCAACCCGCCCGAGGGACCGGCGGCGGCGGTGGCGCGGGTGATGCCGCTGCTGTCGTTCGGCACCCTGATCGTGGCAGCGATCGTGCCGCTGGCGGCGGGCATCTACCTGCTGGCGACCACAACGTGGACGGTCACCGAACGCGCCTGGCTACAGGGCCGGTCGGCCTCCTGA